The Doryrhamphus excisus isolate RoL2022-K1 chromosome 18, RoL_Dexc_1.0, whole genome shotgun sequence genome contains a region encoding:
- the myl2a gene encoding myosin regulatory light chain 2a isoform X3 gives MAFTIMDQNRDGFIDKNDLRDTFAALGRLNVKQEEIDEMLKEAPGPINFTIFLTMFGEKLKGADPEETILNAFKVFDPEGKGVLRKDYVTQMLTTQADRFTPEEMEQMFAAFPPDVAGNLDYKNLVHIITHGEEKDQE, from the exons ATG GCCTTCACCATCATGGACCAGAACAGGGACGGTTTCATCGACAAGAACGACCTGAGGGACACTTTTGCAGCACTCG GACGCCTGAATGTGAAACAGGAAGAGATTGATGAGATGCTCAAAGAAGCTCCAGGCCCAATCAACTTCACCATCTTTCTCACCATGTTTGGGGAGAAACTGAAAG GTGCTGATCCAGAAGAGACCATCCTCAATGCGTTTAAAGTCTTTGACCCCGAGGGGAAAGGCGTACTGAGGAAGGACTa TGTGACACAAATGCTGACAACACAAGCCGACCGATTCACCCCAGAAGAG ATGGAGCAGATGTTTGCTGCCTTCCCCCCAGATGTGGCAGGGAACCTGGACTACAAGAACCTGGTTCACATCATCACCCACGGAGAGGAAAAAGACCAGGAGTGA
- the myl2a gene encoding myosin regulatory light chain 2a isoform X2 has translation MAPKKAKKRTAEGANSNVFSMFEQAQIQEFKEAFTIMDQNRDGFIDKNDLRDTFAALGRLNVKQEEIDEMLKEAPGPINFTIFLTMFGEKLKGADPEETILNAFKVFDPEGKGVLRKDYVTQMLTTQADRFTPEEMEQMFAAFPPDVAGNLDYKNLVHIITHGEEKDQE, from the exons ATG GcccccaaaaaagccaaaaagaggACAGCAGAGGGAGCCAATTCCAATGTGTTCTCCATGTTTGAGCAGGCCCAGATTCAGGAATTCAAGGAG GCCTTCACCATCATGGACCAGAACAGGGACGGTTTCATCGACAAGAACGACCTGAGGGACACTTTTGCAGCACTCG GACGCCTGAATGTGAAACAGGAAGAGATTGATGAGATGCTCAAAGAAGCTCCAGGCCCAATCAACTTCACCATCTTTCTCACCATGTTTGGGGAGAAACTGAAAG GTGCTGATCCAGAAGAGACCATCCTCAATGCGTTTAAAGTCTTTGACCCCGAGGGGAAAGGCGTACTGAGGAAGGACTa TGTGACACAAATGCTGACAACACAAGCCGACCGATTCACCCCAGAAGAG ATGGAGCAGATGTTTGCTGCCTTCCCCCCAGATGTGGCAGGGAACCTGGACTACAAGAACCTGGTTCACATCATCACCCACGGAGAGGAAAAAGACCAGGAGTGA
- the myl2a gene encoding myosin regulatory light chain 2a isoform X1, whose amino-acid sequence MKAPKKAKKRTAEGANSNVFSMFEQAQIQEFKEAFTIMDQNRDGFIDKNDLRDTFAALGRLNVKQEEIDEMLKEAPGPINFTIFLTMFGEKLKGADPEETILNAFKVFDPEGKGVLRKDYVTQMLTTQADRFTPEEMEQMFAAFPPDVAGNLDYKNLVHIITHGEEKDQE is encoded by the exons ATGAAGGcccccaaaaaagccaaaaagaggACAGCAGAGGGAGCCAATTCCAATGTGTTCTCCATGTTTGAGCAGGCCCAGATTCAGGAATTCAAGGAG GCCTTCACCATCATGGACCAGAACAGGGACGGTTTCATCGACAAGAACGACCTGAGGGACACTTTTGCAGCACTCG GACGCCTGAATGTGAAACAGGAAGAGATTGATGAGATGCTCAAAGAAGCTCCAGGCCCAATCAACTTCACCATCTTTCTCACCATGTTTGGGGAGAAACTGAAAG GTGCTGATCCAGAAGAGACCATCCTCAATGCGTTTAAAGTCTTTGACCCCGAGGGGAAAGGCGTACTGAGGAAGGACTa TGTGACACAAATGCTGACAACACAAGCCGACCGATTCACCCCAGAAGAG ATGGAGCAGATGTTTGCTGCCTTCCCCCCAGATGTGGCAGGGAACCTGGACTACAAGAACCTGGTTCACATCATCACCCACGGAGAGGAAAAAGACCAGGAGTGA
- the LOC131105956 gene encoding uncharacterized protein LOC131105956 isoform X1, protein MDDLDALLADLESTTSHISKRPLFLSDETAYSLPVGNQTQQDICFSPQGPPIPSEKTLNGVQETEMFSSDKRIFESSDTSSPTQPPGEEDHVYSFPNKQKSSESSPAMNMSLGSNLSELDRLLLELNAVQQSSPAFPTEEVAPPLPASSVVHSIQENGVSVAPKPSAPVLEKPKRRALEDVRPSVESLLDELESSVPSPIPTPLVVSDGQIDGQEEMPAQQQARMSASSATRELDELMASLSDFKVQSNSGSQLSVNQDVVDATLVISDTPSTITHIDSSVDVDLTSSYTTPSCTPLSLELHIDEDGCSTPTISAASTVVMTSSRKENSGNVTSEISHVESFSVSSSLKQPVQSLSAIEVSTSKTSSDGTAPNPSLADASKKTSPGIASKQSSPTLKTKSPSPVSQLSSSPAPPGDSQDILEKNKSPITPTTQETLPMSTSPVTVPRLSGQVSSSASRVTISSPETVLKSPVSIPRLSSPVPKVASPVTVHSEWSTDTGPKNAPPKLSSPATIRKSESPAPKSPAVVTKKIYTVADSSSSRNSPASLPSNTPSSPPTKKQPSEIMDLTWPCREPFLDTALDKLLAPGSTQPDESQAPTSVTPGDEDRPWDEEDGIYPDVSREGTLTPMTEASWIDECFTPSTCPGTPDATLDLPTQQPSAVERLSASGQLKSVIRRTKETSNVHPMYRDGVVRRKVGPIIVNKSNSQDQLIEELQGKLGIGRVERRRKQRSDDWLTEGVIVMSNPQRIREERALPPVDKIIIPPESPVPQRKVLSPPKSPPAPKKIPPVKQTPPPLPLPPPPPTPPPPKEPTPPPRQPTPPPVQPPPSPSPPPKPATPPPPPKVFVSVGCQTEYDPLFPPMQAWITSLHGLCHHFTLKSSYLATIYVWTSGRFLALGPHVTRIRLTQSTSQSTLWVALTPRLEIVSPFSNSDI, encoded by the exons ATGGATGATTTAG ATGCTTTGTTGGCGGACCTGGAGTCCACAACGTCCCACATTTCAAAGCGTCCGCTTTTCCTGTCTGATGAGACGGCCTACTCTCTCCCTGTTGGCAATCAGACCCAGCAAGACATCTGCTTTTCACCACAAGGCCCACCCATTCCCTCTGAGAAAACCCTCAACGGAGTACAGGAAACAGAA ATGTTCAGCTCAGATAAGAGAATTTTCGAGTCAAGTGATACCAGCAGCCCAACGCAACCTCCTGGAGAAGAAGACCACGTATACAG TTTCCCCAATAAGCAGAAGAGCAGTGAGTCTTCACCTGCCATGAACATGTCGTTGGGCAGCAATCTGTCAGAACTGGATCGTCTCCTGTTGGAACTCAACGCCGTCCAGCAAAGCAGCCCTGCCTTCCCCACAG AGGAGgtggccccgcctctccctgCCAGCAGCGTGGTCCATAGTATTCAGGAGAACGGAGTGTCTGTAGCACCCAAGCCCTCAGCACCTGTCCTAGAGAAGCCTAAACGTAGAGCACTGGAGGATGTGCGACCAAGTGTGGAGAGCCTTCTGGATGAGTTGGAGAGCTCCGTGCCCTCGCCCAT TCCCACTCCCTTGGTGGTCTCAGATGGACAAATTGACGGACAAGAGGAAATGCCAGCACAGCAACAAGCAAGAATGTCTGCTTCCTCTGCCACGCGAGAGCTAGATGAGCTAATGGCCTCCTTGTCTGACTTCAAAGTTCAAAGCAAT TCTGGCTCTCAGCTGTCAGTGAACCAAGACGTAGTCGACGCCACTTTGGTCATCTCTGACACTCCATCCACAATTACCCACATTGACTCATCTGTTGATGTTGATCTAACATCTAGCTACACCACACCCTCCTGTACCCCTCTTTCACTGGAGCTTCACATTGATGAAGACGGTTGTTCAACCCCTACcatttcagctgcttccactgttgtgatgacatcatccagAAAGGAAAATAGTGGCAATGTCACCTCTGAAATCTCTCACGTGGAGAGTTTCAGTGTTTCCAGTAGCCTGAAGCAACCAGTTCAAAGTCTGTCTGCCATTGAAGTCTCTACTAGTAAAACGTCAAGTGACGGTACTGCTCCGAATCCTAGTTTAGCTGATGCTTCCAAGAAGACAAGTCCAGGTATTGCGTCCAAACAGTCCAGTCCCACCCTTAAAACTAAAAGTCCCAGCCCAGTCTCTCAACTAAGTTCCAGTCCAGCACCTCCAGGTGATAGCCAAGATATACTTGAAAAGAATAAAAGTCCGATAACACCAACAACTCAAGAAACATTGCCAATGTCCACGAGCCCAGTAACCGTTCCAAGACTGTCAGGTCAGGTTTCAAGTAGTGCAAGTCGTGTGACTATTTCTAGTCCTGAAACGGTTCTCAAGAGTCCAGTGTCAATTCCAAGACTCTCAAGTCCAGTTCCAAAGGTTGCTAGTCCTGTGACTGTCCACAGTGAGTGGAGTACAGACACTGGGCCTAAAAACGCACCTCCAAAACTTTCAAGTCCAGCAACAATCCGAAAGAGTGAGAGTCCAGCTCCCAAAAGTCCTGCTGTAGTCACCAAAAAGATTTACACTGTTGCAGACTCGAGTAGTTCTAGAAATTCACCAGCTTCACTGCCATCAAATACCCCATCGTCACCTCCGACCAAAAAGCAGCCAAGTGAAATAATGGACTTAACGTGGCCGTGCCGAGAGCCTTTCCTGGACACCGCCTTAGACAAACTCTTAGCGCCTGGCTCCACTCAACCAGACGAGAGCCAAGCACCCACTTCTGTCACGCCTGGGGATGAGGACAGACCATGGGATGAAGAAGATGGCATCTACCCAGATGTGAGCAGAGAGGGGACCCTGACGCCCATGACTGAAGCCAGTTGGATTGATGAGTGTTTCACCCCCTCCACCTGCCCTGGGACACCAGATGCAACGCTGGATCTGCCGACGCAGCAGCCATCTGCTGTTGAGCGTTTATCTGCTTCCGGCCAA CTCAAGTCGGTTATACGTCGCACAAAAGAGACCTCCAACGTGCATCCGATGTACAGAGACGGAGTAGTGCGACGTAAAGTGGGACCTATTATCGTGAATAAAAGCAATTCACAAGATCAGCTCATTGAGGAGCTGCAGGGAAAACTGGGAATTGGCCGTGTGGAACGCCGACGTAAACAACGCTCAGATGATTGGTTGACGGAGGGAGTCATCGTGATGTCAAATCCACAGCGAATACGGGAAGAGAGGGCCCTCCCTCCTGTGGATAAG ATCATCATCCCTCCTGAATCTCCCGTCCCCCAGAGAAAAGTTCTCTCTCCTCCGAAGTCCCCTCCAGCCCCCAAAAAGATCCCCCCAGTAAAACAGACACCTCCGCCACTACCTCTCCCTCCTCCGCCTCCAACCCCTCCACCTCCCAAGGAGCCTACTCCTCCCCCAAGGCAACCCACACCACCTCCTGTCCAGCCCCCTCCATCACCAAGCCCTCCACCCAAACCTGCCACACCACCCCCGCCTCCCAAGGTTTTTGTATCAGTGGGCTGTCAGACTGAGTATGACCCCCTCTTCCCACCTATGCAGGCATGGATTACCTCTCTTCATGGTCTTTGCCACCATTTTACCCTCAAATCATCCTATTTGGCCACTATTTACGTATGGACTTCAGGGCGGTTTCTGGCTTTGGGTCCTCATGTGACCCGAATACGTCTAACCCAGTCCACCAGTCAGTCCACTTTATGGGTGGCGCTGACACCCAGGCTAGAGATAGTGAGCCCCTTTTCTAATTCTGACATTTGA